The segment CGACTCTTCGATTCGGCCGCCGCGAGTGCCTGCCGTTCGTGTTGCTTCGAGGTTTCCAAGGCTTGGGCGAGTTCCTTGGTTCGCTCGGCGACGGCAGCCTGCAGTTCATCGTTCTGTTTTCGCAGTCGCTGAAGCCGCCACCGCACGAAGAGCAGAATCAGGAGAGTGCCGGACAGGAGGTAGCACGTGATTGCCCATGCCTCAAGGTACCAGGGTTTCAGTACGCGAATCGGTAGATTTTGGACCGCGTACTCTTCGCCACTGGCCAGGATCGCGCTGATGCACAATCCATAGTCCCCCGGAGGGAGGTTCGTGTACTCACGCGCGGAGGCGAAATTCCAGTCAGGCGAATACTCGTCGAAGTTTGCCAGCCAGATCCGGTAGCGGTTAAGGTGAGTGTTGGTGAATTGTGGCAAGGCCACCTCGAAGCGAAGCGAACGCTTTTCCCAGGGAATAACCAAAACCTCCCCTTCCTTGGGAAGATCGATGTCAGACTTGTCTCGCAACGAGTGGATCCGCTCGATGTGAGGAGGTTGTCCAAGCAGGGAGATTTGGGTTTTGGCGTGGTCGACGTAAAGGAGTCCGATTCTTCCACCCACCCACACCCCATCTCCATCGTACAGCAGGCAGCTCGCCCGGATATCTCCCGCTTCGCCCCATGAGTTCATCGCCGAGAGGACATGGTCTGCCGGTCGCTGCACCATGTTGCTCACCGCTGTGGTTTCGGGCACGAAGACGTTCATTCGGCCTTCGCCAAACACCTGTTCAAAGCCAAATGGAGCGCCGCCAGAATAGTAGGCGAACCGCGTATCAGGCCGGAACTTCTTCGATCCTTCATCCCAGCGAAGGCAAGTCGGTTCCGACGCGATATAGGCCTGCCCGTCGATGACGGCTGGAAAGATCCAGTTTCCGTTTAGGCCATTTTCGCTGTTGAGGCGTTCGACCTGCCACCCTGTGGCGGTTTTCTTCACGCGCGCTGCGGATCCATTGCCGCTTCCCACCCATAGGTTGCCTTGGTCGTCTTCGCCGACCACATGGGCTTGAAGCACGTCAGGAACCAATCGCCCGCGACTTTCCCAGCGTCCCTGTACCTTTTCAGCCCAAAACAATCCGGAGTCATGCGAGGCAATGGCTACATTCGGAGTGTGTTTGAGCGCCAACGTCGCGCGCGTTTCCTCCTCAAGCAGGCGGTGTTCAACGCCATCGGAGTCGAGATATGACCAGCGTTGGGAAGCAATGAACAGGTCGTCGCCAATAGCGAGGAGATGGCGACCGGGACCTGTGTCGCGCCGTTGGATGAAGACTTTGCTTGGCACCGTGGCATCGATGTTCTCAACGAACACACCAGCGGTTGTTCCAACCACGAGTCGACCCCGATGTCGCGCAATGCTGGTGACGTGACCCAACAGCCCCATCTGGTCTTCAAACAGCAAAGCTCGATAGCGAGTATCGATGCGTTGAACGGCGCGTCGCGTGACAACCCAGAGGCCGCCATCTTGGTCCGTGCCAAGTGAGTCAACACCTCCGTCGGTCAGTCCGTTCTCGCCGGTCAGATGCGCAATTAGCGCCCCGTCGGGGCCTCCAATGAAGACCCCTTTATTGAGTGTCCCAATCGCTATTTTCCCTGTCGGAAGTTCGACAACTGAGGAGAGGGAGGCCGCTGCTTTTTTCAGGTAGGCATTGCCTGCCCATGGCACAAGCCTTTTGCCGTCAAAGTAGAAGAGCTGGTCCTCCATGGTGGCGATCCAATAGCCGCCGCGCGTGCTGCGTGCAGTCGCTTTGATCCAGCCGAAGTAGGCGATGTAGTTGTCACCTTCCATCGGGACTAACTTCCCCTTCTCCCAATCCCACCGGTTGAAGTTCTGCTCGGCCAGGCCACCAATCACGAACATCTCGTCGCCAATTGGCATGAGCGCCCCGATCCAGTTTGCTGTCACGGTCGTCTTCCAATCCGAGGGAGCAGTGCCAACTGTGAGGTGGTTGCCCTGTGCAATGAACCAGTGGCCACGCGATTGGCCCGCCGCGTAAACGGGAGTTTCCTTGTTTGGGAGTTTCTCCCGTGGGAACAAAGGAACGAGGCGTACGGCACCGGTTGTATCCACCGTGACTTGATGCATGCCGCCGGACGCGGCCATTGCGAAAAGTTCGCCTTTGTTGCCCCACAACAAGCCAATGGAGCCAAGCTCCTGTTTCTCGCGACGCCAATTCTTGCCTGAGAACGTGAAGATTCCTCCGCTTTCCGACGTGAGAAGCATACGTCCATCTGCAAGTTGGGCAAACAGGTAGGGGCCAGCCTGCAGCCCGATCTTATCAACTGAGAAGCGGTCGGAGGATTGGATTCCCCACCTCAACAACGATCCCAAGTCGTCACCTCGGAGGCTCGCCTGCGCAAATGCTGACGCGACGGAGCACCAGAGCGCGCACCAAAAAGGAAGCAGCCTAGAGAGTGAGTAACCGAGGTTTATTCTCCATTTATCGCCCTAATCGTGCCCAAGTTGAGGAAAGGTGACGTTTCCAGGGTCGGCAGGGGGCGTCAGGATGAATCACACCGAGGCGATCTTTCACATCTACTGGGTCAAAATGTCGCCAATCATGTCGTGATTGCTGGGTTGGCAATCGCTTAAGAGCTTCAAAATCAAAGGGTAACTCACTTTGCGTTCTGCGGCATGCCATTAGCTAATTCCCGCTTACTTCCAAACAACAACCAACCCAACCATCATTCACCATGAAACTCATCCGCTATAGCAACCCGTTCTTCCGTTCCTCCTCGCTCCAAGCTCCGGTCGCTCGCGATCCTTGGACGCTGCTAGATTCCGACCTCGATCGGCTTTTCGCCCCCTTGTTTGGCGGCGGGCACCAACCCGCCGAACTCGATGCGGACGACAATCACTACTATGTACGCGTCGTGCTTCCCGGCGTGAAGCGCGAAGCGATCACCCTGGAGTGGTTGGAGAACTCGATTGAACTCACTGTCAAGGGCAAGACCAACAGCAAGGACGAGGCGGCCCCTGAAGTCCGTCGCACCTTCTCGGTACCCGGAGATGTGCAGGTCGATAAGATCAAGGCCACACTCGAAGATGGTATCCTGACGCTTACCTTGCCCAAGGCTGAGTCGGCGAAGCCTCGTCGCATCGATCTGAACTAGATCATTTTGTGAGAGAGATGGGGTGTCGAGCCCCGCATTCCCTGCCGGGGTGCGGGGCTTTTTCGTGGTCGACATCCAAGACCTCGCGAGGGAGATTAGGGACGTTCATGGACAGTCTCAGTCACCTGTTTGAGCAAAACCGCGCTTGGGCGGATTCCATCCGCCAACGCGACCCTGAGTTCTTCAGCAAACTCAGTCGGCAACAATCACCCAAGTACCTCTGGATCGGCTGTTCCGATAGCCGCGTCCCGGCCAACGAGATCGTGGGCCTTCTCCCCGGGGAGCTTTTCGTGCATCGCAAT is part of the Opitutaceae bacterium genome and harbors:
- a CDS encoding Hsp20/alpha crystallin family protein, which gives rise to MKLIRYSNPFFRSSSLQAPVARDPWTLLDSDLDRLFAPLFGGGHQPAELDADDNHYYVRVVLPGVKREAITLEWLENSIELTVKGKTNSKDEAAPEVRRTFSVPGDVQVDKIKATLEDGILTLTLPKAESAKPRRIDLN
- a CDS encoding response regulator, which translates into the protein MLLTSESGGIFTFSGKNWRREKQELGSIGLLWGNKGELFAMAASGGMHQVTVDTTGAVRLVPLFPREKLPNKETPVYAAGQSRGHWFIAQGNHLTVGTAPSDWKTTVTANWIGALMPIGDEMFVIGGLAEQNFNRWDWEKGKLVPMEGDNYIAYFGWIKATARSTRGGYWIATMEDQLFYFDGKRLVPWAGNAYLKKAAASLSSVVELPTGKIAIGTLNKGVFIGGPDGALIAHLTGENGLTDGGVDSLGTDQDGGLWVVTRRAVQRIDTRYRALLFEDQMGLLGHVTSIARHRGRLVVGTTAGVFVENIDATVPSKVFIQRRDTGPGRHLLAIGDDLFIASQRWSYLDSDGVEHRLLEEETRATLALKHTPNVAIASHDSGLFWAEKVQGRWESRGRLVPDVLQAHVVGEDDQGNLWVGSGNGSAARVKKTATGWQVERLNSENGLNGNWIFPAVIDGQAYIASEPTCLRWDEGSKKFRPDTRFAYYSGGAPFGFEQVFGEGRMNVFVPETTAVSNMVQRPADHVLSAMNSWGEAGDIRASCLLYDGDGVWVGGRIGLLYVDHAKTQISLLGQPPHIERIHSLRDKSDIDLPKEGEVLVIPWEKRSLRFEVALPQFTNTHLNRYRIWLANFDEYSPDWNFASAREYTNLPPGDYGLCISAILASGEEYAVQNLPIRVLKPWYLEAWAITCYLLSGTLLILLFVRWRLQRLRKQNDELQAAVAERTKELAQALETSKQHERQALAAAESKSRFLANMSHEIRTPMNGVIGMCSLLADTPLSPEQQEFVKTIRHSGASLLNIINDILDFSKAESGNLSLESIPFDLNQVIEEVLDLLALSAHQKKLELAAVISPNVSIRRRGDPTRLRQMLVNLCGNAIKFTPSGEVSIRVDRDPDHPDPDRLRFRVIDTGPGIPADKQSRLFKAFSQVDDGVTRKFGGTGLGLAISAHIAERMGGRMWCESTEGKGSTFAFCVHLPVDAHTPPEGVEARALHGRTLLVVDDNATNREILENLAIGWGMQPLLAENSEKAMEFIRDLPRPDLVILDYHMPGCDGLELAERLTQLVQPKPPILLLSSSGHPDGDARGSGRVDTVLSKPIHRHQLFESLALLLQDRARVGVRASGKIAAINAIPKAEQLRVLLAEDNSVNQKLAIAILQRLGVNPDVAANGFEAVDAIQRQSYHLIFMDVNMPEMDGLEASRRIRELQNLKRQPFIVALTAGVTEEERKLCLAAGMDDFLAKPFKTEEMRDVLIESLDRASRSETSGGL